One Gordonia pseudamarae genomic window, ACATCGAGTCCGTGGATGCGGCCGGGGACCGGCTGCGCGCGGCCGACGCGTCGGCCGCTCACCTGCTCGGCACCCGCGGGACCGGGGCCCGTGATGGGGGACTGTCGCTGTGAGCTCGCCGCGTTCCGTCGTCGACGCCCTGTTGCGGGAGAACGATCCGTCCGCCGACGTGGCCATGCTGAAGGCATGTTCGCGCAGGCTGGAGACGATCGCGGCGCGGACGGAGGCGGCGGGCGCCGCGTTTTCCCGCGCGCACGCCCGCACCGGGGTGGGTGGTCTGCGCGAGGGGACCGACACCGCGGTCCGCGTCATCGTCGGCCCGCATGAGGGTGCGGTCGCCGATGTGGTGTCCCGGCTCGAGGCCCTGGCGGGTGTGTTGGACCGCTACGCCGACGAGGTGGTGGACATCCGGAACCGTCTGTCGCTGACGTCGGCCATCGCCGAGCGCGACCTGGTGCGCGCCGAGGTGGCATCGCTGGTCGGGCATCCGACGGCGCTGGTGGCCGCGGCGGGAGCCGCGACGGTGGCGTTCGGTGCCGTGGGCGAGGATGCGGTGGAACGCGCCACCAACCTGGATCCGGGGTCCGGGCACCGGTTGACCGCCGATGGTCGCGCCGCACACGAGGATCAGCCGGTGAATGGGCAGGACCCCGCCGCGCACGCGCCGTTGCTGTCGGGGGCAGCGATGCCGGCGATGCTCGCGGCCGCGCCGGTCGCGGCGGCGATGGCGGGAGCCTCCCCTCGGGGCCTGGACGGACCGGTGGCCGTCGACGAGGCCGGGCTCGCCGAGCGGGTCCGGGAACTGCAGGCATCGTTGCCGCCGGAGCCCGCGACGTGGGTGCGGATGTCGGTGGGGGTGGGGTGTGCCCCGTCCGGGGAGATGATCGAGGTCGTCGGTACGAGTGACCCGATCGCGTACCTGCGGGCCGGGGTGAGCGTGGGTGCCGGCGAGCAGGTGGCCGGGTCGGCGCGCGGATCGGAGTTCGCGGTGACCGACCACCTGGCCGCGATCGGTGCCCGTCCGCTGGTGGTGGCCTCGGCACATCCGGTGCCCGCTCATGTCGGTTCGCGGCTGGACGAGCTGGGTGTGCGGTTGATCGCGCCGTCGTATCCGGTGGGCGATTATGAGGCGGTGTCCCACGGCGCGCCGGACACCGATGAGGTGGACGGCTGAGGTCCGGTCGGCGATTTCGTTTCGGCCGGTGGTGTCTGGCACAATATTCAGGTTGCCTGCGCACCGTTGTGCCTGATCGGCTTACCGGTCGGCGCTGCCGCGGGTACCAACGACTCGGAGCATGAACCGGTCGAACCCCCATCCGGATGCGATGTGTGCCGGGTGACGGGCCGCCAGGTTCCTCTGTTCGCCGACACATTCCAGAACGGACCACACCATGAATTCCCTCGACTTCCTCGACAAGCAGTCACTTCGTGACGACATCCCCGAATTCGCACCCGGCGATACCCTCGACGTTCACGTCAAGGTCATCGAAGGTGCCAAGGAGCGGATCCAGGTCTTCAAGGGTGTCGTGATCCGCCGTCAGGGCGGTGGCGTCCGCGAGACCTTCACCGTCCGCAAGGTGTCCTTCGGTGTCGGCGTGGAGCGCACTTTCCCGGTGCACAGCCCCAACATCGCCAAGATCGATGTGCTGACCCGTGGCGATGTGCGTCGCGCCAAGCTGTACTACTTGCGCGACCTGCGCGGCAAGGCAGCCAAGATCAAGGAAAAGCGCTGATCTGAGCCGGATTACCTCCTGTTTCGGGCCCCGGCCGCACAGTGTGCGGCCGGGGCTTTTGCGTCGTCTACTCTGGCGGGGTGGCCGATACACAGGACCAGGGATCCGGCGCCGACGCCGACGGGCAGCACGACGATCAGAATCGGGCCGACGAAGTCGACGCCGGCAACGGTCGGGCCGAGACGGCCGGACATGGGGGACCGGCGCCGGTTACGGCACAGACCCCCGAGACGGACAGGCCGTGGCGGCTCAAGGGTGACGACCCCGAGGACGAGCCGAAAAAGTCCTCGATCCTACGTGAGGTCGTCATCATCGTCGGCTGCGTGCTGGTGGTGACCTGGCTGTTGCAGACCTTCATCGGCAGACAGTACGTGATCCCGTCGGAGTCGATGGAGCAGACATTGCACGGCTGTTCGGGCTGCACCAACGACCGCATCGTGATCGACAAGATCGCGTACCGGTTCGGCGACCCGAAGCCCGGCGACGTCGTCGTGTTCAAGGCGCCCACCGAATCGTGGGACGGCGGATGGCAGTCGCCGCGTTCGTCGAACTCGGTGATCAACGCCATCCAGGACGGGCTCTCGTGGTTCGGGTTCGCCCCGCCCGACGAGAATAATCTGGTCAAGCGGGTGATCGCGACCGGCGGTCAGACGGTGGCCTGCAAGAACTCCGACGGCAAAGGCGTCACCGTCGACGGGAAGCCACTGACCGAACCGTACATCGACAAGCAGTTGCAGGCCGACAGCGTCGCCGGACTGGGGGATTCGGACTTTACCAACGCCGACAGCACGCCCAACAGCTGCTACGGCCAGGATTTCGGCCCGATCAAGGTGCCCGAGGGCAATGTGTGGGTCATGGGCGACAATCGCCTCAACTCGGCCGATTCGAGGTACCACATCACCGATGAGCTTCAGGGCACGGTGCCGGTAAGCGATATTCGCGGCAAGGTGCGGTTCATCATCTATCCGTTCTCCCGGATCGGTGGTGTCGACGCGGTCAACCCGCAGAAGTAGGCGCGCACATGCCCGTCGGTGATCGGTGGCCGCCGCGTCGGCCGGTGCGTCGGGCCGCGAACCTGCGCACCCTGGAATTCGCCCTGCACACCAGCGGTCTGGGGCCGGTCGCCGGCGTTGACGAGGCCGGTCGCGGGGCATGCGCCGGGCCGCTGGTGGTGGCCGCCACCATCCTCAAACCGGTGCAGGCTACCTCGCTCGCCGATCTCGATGACTCCAAGAAGCTCACCGAGGCGACCCGGGAACGGCTGTACCGTGCGGTCACCCGCAACGCGCTGGCCTGGCACGCGGTGATCATCGGCGCCGCCGAGATCGACCGGATCGGCATCCACGTGGCCAACATCGAGGGGATGCGGCGCGCGGTCGCCGGATTGTCCACCCCACCCGGCTATGTGCTGTCCGACGGCTTCGGTGTGCCGGGTCTGACCGCGCCCAGCCTGCCCGTCATCGGGGGCGATGCGACGGCCGCGTGCATCGCCGCGGCCAGTGTGATCGCCAAGGTCACCCGGGACCGCATCATGGTCGGCCTCGACAGCGACCTGCCCGGCTACGACTTCGCCGTCCACAAGGGGTACAGCACCGCCCTCCACATGAGCCGCATCGACGATCTCGGGCCGTGCCGTGAGCACCGCATGTCCTACCGCAATGTGGCGGCCCGCGCGGGCGGCCGGGGCGTCGGAGGTGAGCGGGGCGGGAGACCGGCCACTCCCGAGACGGCCGATCGCGATACGCTTACCGGATGAGCGCGGAGGATCTCGAGAAGTACGAAACCGAGATGGAACTCTCCCTGTACCGCGAGTACAAGGACATCGTCGGGCAGTTCACGTATGTGGTCGAGACCGAGCGACGCTTCTACCTGGCCAATGCCGTCGAACTGGCGCCCCGCAACACCGACGGAGAGGTGTACTTCGAATTGCGGATGAGTGACGCCTGGGTGTGGGACATGTACCGGCCGGCGCGATTCGTCAAGCAGGTCCGGGTGATCACGTTCAAGGACGTCAACATCGAGGAGTTGGAGAAGCCCGAGCTGCGTCTGCCCGACCAACCGTGAGGTGATATCCGCGCGTAGCGCCTGCCGGATTTGGGGACGCCGACCGGGTTGTCCACAAAATCGGGGTTCCGGCGATTCTTCCGGTCGACGGATGCCCGTCCGGCAGGATCGTTGTTCGCATGAGCGAACGGGAATCGGGTGGTGGGCCCGGCGCGGGTGCCGCGGGACGTGAGAATCGCCCGGCGAGAATCGGCAGGCTGGGCGAGGATATCGCCGCAGGCTATGTGACGGATGCCGGATGGTCGGTCCTGGAACGCAATTGGCGTTGCAGGTACGGCGAACTCGACATCGTCGCGGTGGACGGCGCGGCGTTGGTGGTGGTGGAGGTCAAGACCCGCACCGGCCGCATGTACCCTGATCCGGCCGAGGCGGTCACCCCGGACAAGCTGGCGAAGATGCGGCGTGCCACCGCGATATGGCTGGCCGGGCAGGACAGCTGGTTCGCGACCGTCCGGTTCGATGTCATCGCCATCCGGCTCGACCCGATCGAGCCCGCCGATACGGCCCGCGCGGGTCTGCGCCACCACGTGGGGGTGTTCGCATGAGCTCCCGGGTGCGTGCGCTGGGTACCGTGTACACGGTGGGGCTCAACGCCTTTGAGGCCAAAGGGCTGGAGGTGCAGGCTTCGGTGGGGTCGGGTCTGCCGGCCTTCGCGGTGACCGGCGGGGTGGACAACTCGGTACGCGAGGCACGCGATCGTATCCGGTCGGCAATCACCAATTCCGGTTTTAAATTTCCCGAAGGACGGCTGACCGTAGCGTTGTCGCCGGCCGAGATCCCCAAGTCCGGCTCCGGTTTCGACCTGGCGATGGCGATCGCGATCCTGGTGTCGGCGGGCGAGGCGTCACCGCACCGGCTGCCGCGCACCATCGTCCTGGGTGAACTGGCCCTCGACGGGCGCGTGCGCCCGGTCCGGGGCATCCTGCCCGCCCTGATCCACGCCGCCGGGCACGGCTTCGAGCGGGCGGTGGTGCCATACGGCAATGTCGACGAGGCGCTGCTGGTGACCGAGCTGGAGATCGGCGGGGCGGATTCGCTGGGGCAGGTGGTGAGTTGGCTCGCCGGTGAATGCGTGCTCGACGCGGTACCGCGAACACCGACCGACAATACCGCGGAGACAGGCGGACACCGGGACGACCTGGCCGATGTCGTCGGGCAGGGCGAGGCCCGCCACGCCCTGGAGATCGCCGCGGCCGGAGCCCACCACGTGCTGATGACCGGGCCGCCGGGTATAGGAAAGACGATGCTGGCCAAAAGGATTCCGGGGATCCTGCCGCCGCTGCGGCGGGAGGAATCGCTGGAGGTGACGGCGATCCACTCGATCGCCGGGGCGCTGTCGCCGGGTGAACCGCTGGTGGCCGAGCCACCGTTCATCGCTCCCCATCACAGCACCTCGGCCACCGGACTGCTGGGCGGCGGCACGGGTTTCGCCCGGCCGGGGGCCGCGTCACTGGCGCATCGCGGAGTGCTGTTCCTCGATGAATGCGCGGAGATGTCACCGACGGTGCTCGACTCGCTGCGGCAGCCGCTGGAGGAGGGTGAGGTGAGTGTTCCCAGGCGTGACGGCATCGCCCGCTATCCGGCGCGTTTTCAGCTGGTGCTGGCCGCCAACCCGTGCCCGTGCGCACCTGCGCACGATGTCGACTGCGTGTGCAGTTCGGTGGCGCGGCGGCGGTACCTGGGCAAATTGTCGGGCCCGCTGATGGATCGCGTCGACATCCGGGTGCGGATGGACCCGCCGGGCCCGGCCGCGCTCATGACCTCCGGGGAGGAGACCAGCGCACAGGTGCGGGCGCGGGTCGTGGCGGCCCGCTCGGCGGCGGTGGAACGCTGGCGCGAATTCGGCTGGCTCACCAACTCCGAGGTGCCCGGTTCGGTGCTGCGCCGGCGGTTCCGGCTGCGCGCCGAGGCGATGCGGCCGGTCGAGCTGTTTCTGCGAGACGGACGGGTCACTGCCCGTGGGGCCGATCGTGCCCTGCGTTTGGCATGGACGATGTGCGACCTGCGAGGTGCCGACACACCGACCGAAGACGATGTGGCACAGGCATTGCTGTACAGGGACAGGGGGAGTCACTGATGGCGGAGCGATCCGACGAGGCGATGCGGGCGTGGGCGTATCTGGCGCGGGTGGCCGAGCCGCCGTGCGCGCCGGTGGCGAGGCTGGTGGCCGAACTCGGTGCGGTAGAGGCCGCCGGGGCGATCCGGGGCCGGCTGGTGCCCGCTGGCCACGAGGCGGTGCTCGCGGCCACGGAGGCCAGGGCGGACTCCGATCGTGCGGCGGCGGATCTGGAGGCCGCGAGCCGGATGGGTGCGCGACTGGTGTCGCCCGAGGACGAGGAGTGGCCGGGCTGGCCGTTGCTGGCGCTCGGTCGGTCGGGCACCGGTTCGCGGGACGGCGAACCGCTGGCGCTCTGGGTGCGGGGGCCGCACCGACTCGACGAGGTGGCATCGGAGTCGGTGGCGGTGGTCGGTGCGCGCGCGGCGTCGTCCTACGGCGAGAGTGTGGCGGGCCGGCTGGCGGGGGAACTGTGCGATCGGGGGTGGGCGGTGATGTCGGGGGGAGCGTTCGGTATCGACGGCGCCGCGCACCGCGCGAGCCTGCTGGCCGGTGGCCGGACCACGGCGGTCCTGGCCTCGGGTATCGACCGCGCGTATCCGACGGCGCATGCGCGGTTGCTGTCCGAGATCGCCGATCGGGGCTTGCTGGTCAGC contains:
- the rplS gene encoding 50S ribosomal protein L19; this encodes MNSLDFLDKQSLRDDIPEFAPGDTLDVHVKVIEGAKERIQVFKGVVIRRQGGGVRETFTVRKVSFGVGVERTFPVHSPNIAKIDVLTRGDVRRAKLYYLRDLRGKAAKIKEKR
- the lepB gene encoding signal peptidase I; this encodes MADTQDQGSGADADGQHDDQNRADEVDAGNGRAETAGHGGPAPVTAQTPETDRPWRLKGDDPEDEPKKSSILREVVIIVGCVLVVTWLLQTFIGRQYVIPSESMEQTLHGCSGCTNDRIVIDKIAYRFGDPKPGDVVVFKAPTESWDGGWQSPRSSNSVINAIQDGLSWFGFAPPDENNLVKRVIATGGQTVACKNSDGKGVTVDGKPLTEPYIDKQLQADSVAGLGDSDFTNADSTPNSCYGQDFGPIKVPEGNVWVMGDNRLNSADSRYHITDELQGTVPVSDIRGKVRFIIYPFSRIGGVDAVNPQK
- a CDS encoding ribonuclease HII, with the protein product MPVGDRWPPRRPVRRAANLRTLEFALHTSGLGPVAGVDEAGRGACAGPLVVAATILKPVQATSLADLDDSKKLTEATRERLYRAVTRNALAWHAVIIGAAEIDRIGIHVANIEGMRRAVAGLSTPPGYVLSDGFGVPGLTAPSLPVIGGDATAACIAAASVIAKVTRDRIMVGLDSDLPGYDFAVHKGYSTALHMSRIDDLGPCREHRMSYRNVAARAGGRGVGGERGGRPATPETADRDTLTG
- a CDS encoding DUF2469 domain-containing protein — encoded protein: MSAEDLEKYETEMELSLYREYKDIVGQFTYVVETERRFYLANAVELAPRNTDGEVYFELRMSDAWVWDMYRPARFVKQVRVITFKDVNIEELEKPELRLPDQP
- a CDS encoding YraN family protein; the protein is MSERESGGGPGAGAAGRENRPARIGRLGEDIAAGYVTDAGWSVLERNWRCRYGELDIVAVDGAALVVVEVKTRTGRMYPDPAEAVTPDKLAKMRRATAIWLAGQDSWFATVRFDVIAIRLDPIEPADTARAGLRHHVGVFA
- a CDS encoding YifB family Mg chelatase-like AAA ATPase; its protein translation is MSSRVRALGTVYTVGLNAFEAKGLEVQASVGSGLPAFAVTGGVDNSVREARDRIRSAITNSGFKFPEGRLTVALSPAEIPKSGSGFDLAMAIAILVSAGEASPHRLPRTIVLGELALDGRVRPVRGILPALIHAAGHGFERAVVPYGNVDEALLVTELEIGGADSLGQVVSWLAGECVLDAVPRTPTDNTAETGGHRDDLADVVGQGEARHALEIAAAGAHHVLMTGPPGIGKTMLAKRIPGILPPLRREESLEVTAIHSIAGALSPGEPLVAEPPFIAPHHSTSATGLLGGGTGFARPGAASLAHRGVLFLDECAEMSPTVLDSLRQPLEEGEVSVPRRDGIARYPARFQLVLAANPCPCAPAHDVDCVCSSVARRRYLGKLSGPLMDRVDIRVRMDPPGPAALMTSGEETSAQVRARVVAARSAAVERWREFGWLTNSEVPGSVLRRRFRLRAEAMRPVELFLRDGRVTARGADRALRLAWTMCDLRGADTPTEDDVAQALLYRDRGSH
- the dprA gene encoding DNA-processing protein DprA; translation: MAERSDEAMRAWAYLARVAEPPCAPVARLVAELGAVEAAGAIRGRLVPAGHEAVLAATEARADSDRAAADLEAASRMGARLVSPEDEEWPGWPLLALGRSGTGSRDGEPLALWVRGPHRLDEVASESVAVVGARAASSYGESVAGRLAGELCDRGWAVMSGGAFGIDGAAHRASLLAGGRTTAVLASGIDRAYPTAHARLLSEIADRGLLVSEYPPGTTAAKHRFITRNRLVAALSEAVVVVEAGRRSGAANTAAWARGLGRPVGAFPGPVTSAASVGCHRLIADDLAQLVFNTDTVVSMVRPDGGGDPGRGCERDTDGLSEDQRRVHDAIPGRGAATIDEIAYASGVGVGMVRSALAAMEVAGLVRGDGGGWRLA